From a region of the Tenggerimyces flavus genome:
- the tsaB gene encoding tRNA (adenosine(37)-N6)-threonylcarbamoyltransferase complex dimerization subunit type 1 TsaB, giving the protein MLLAFDTATAAVTVALHDGQRVVAESTVVDAMRQGELLAPGIAHVLAEAGVDRTALTSIAVGVGPGPFTGLRVGLVTARTLGHVLGIPVRGVCTLDILAADVTADGPFLVATDARRKEVYWARYADPHTRVDGPDVAKPADVATDHSVAGRGPLLYPDAFPKPTGPEFPSAATLATIVATGRVHELEPQPLYLRRPDVTIATGRKSVLAR; this is encoded by the coding sequence GTGCTGCTCGCGTTCGACACCGCCACGGCCGCGGTCACGGTTGCCCTGCACGACGGGCAACGCGTGGTCGCCGAGTCGACGGTGGTCGACGCCATGCGCCAGGGCGAGCTGCTCGCGCCCGGCATCGCCCACGTTCTCGCCGAAGCCGGCGTCGACCGGACCGCGCTGACCTCGATCGCCGTCGGCGTCGGCCCCGGCCCGTTCACCGGCCTCCGCGTCGGCCTGGTCACGGCGCGCACGCTCGGCCACGTGCTCGGCATCCCGGTACGAGGCGTCTGCACCCTCGACATCCTCGCCGCCGACGTCACCGCCGACGGACCATTCCTCGTCGCCACCGACGCGCGGCGCAAGGAGGTCTACTGGGCGAGGTACGCCGACCCCCACACCAGGGTCGACGGACCCGACGTCGCCAAGCCCGCCGACGTTGCCACCGACCACTCGGTCGCCGGCAGGGGCCCGCTCCTCTACCCCGACGCGTTCCCCAAGCCCACCGGCCCCGAGTTCCCGAGCGCCGCCACCCTCGCCACCATCGTCGCCACGGGCAGGGTGCACGAGCTGGAGCCGCAGCCGCTCTACCTCCGCCGGCCGGACGTGACCATCGCCACCGGGCGCAAGAGCGTGTTGGCGCGGTGA
- a CDS encoding NAD-dependent epimerase/dehydratase family protein, which translates to MRIVVLGGTKFIGLAISARLLRNGHEVLVVHRGDTEPESLAAAEHLHVDRSGLRRERARIEAFGPEAAVEVYAMNGRDATAALDVLPAGIRLVAISSGDVYRAYDGLHSGRVTDAVPLVETSPLRTRRFVDGRDFENLEVEPPFLERGGAVLRLGAVYGPHDYQRRFEFILRRLRGERDRIPVGSGQFLFSRVYVEDVAAAVELALTTDAAQGEAFNVVERDTAPFGLFAQQILDAADSSAELVPVADSQLPKDLSLTGIVSQHLLMDSAKARTVLGWEPSNREEALEKSVAWHLAHPPAVWDPDFDADDRALKGR; encoded by the coding sequence ATGCGCATCGTGGTTCTGGGCGGGACGAAGTTCATCGGCCTGGCGATCAGTGCCCGGCTGCTGCGGAACGGGCACGAGGTGCTCGTCGTCCACCGCGGCGACACCGAGCCGGAGTCGCTGGCCGCCGCCGAGCACCTGCACGTCGACCGTTCGGGGCTGCGCCGCGAGCGGGCGCGGATCGAGGCGTTCGGACCCGAGGCCGCGGTCGAGGTGTACGCGATGAACGGGCGGGACGCCACGGCGGCGCTCGATGTCCTGCCGGCAGGGATCCGGCTGGTGGCGATCTCCAGCGGGGACGTCTATCGCGCTTACGACGGGCTGCACTCCGGCCGCGTCACCGACGCGGTGCCGCTCGTCGAGACCTCGCCGCTGCGCACCCGGCGGTTCGTCGATGGGCGCGACTTCGAGAATCTCGAGGTCGAGCCACCGTTCCTCGAGCGCGGTGGCGCCGTGCTTCGGCTGGGCGCGGTGTACGGGCCGCACGACTACCAGCGGCGCTTTGAGTTCATCCTGCGCCGGCTGCGTGGAGAGCGGGACCGGATCCCGGTGGGGTCGGGGCAGTTCCTGTTCAGCCGCGTGTACGTCGAGGACGTCGCGGCAGCGGTGGAGCTCGCGCTGACGACGGACGCGGCGCAGGGCGAGGCGTTCAACGTGGTGGAGCGCGACACCGCCCCGTTCGGCCTGTTCGCCCAACAGATCCTCGACGCCGCCGACTCCTCCGCCGAGCTGGTGCCGGTGGCCGACTCCCAGCTGCCGAAGGACCTGTCCCTCACCGGGATCGTCAGCCAGCACCTGCTGATGGACTCGGCGAAGGCGCGGACCGTTCTGGGCTGGGAGCCCAGCAACCGCGAGGAGGCCCTTGAAAAGTCGGTGGCCTGGCACCTCGCCCACCCGCCCGCCGTCTGGGACCCCGACTTCGACGCCGACGACCGCGCCCTCAAAGGTCGCTAG
- the tsaD gene encoding tRNA (adenosine(37)-N6)-threonylcarbamoyltransferase complex transferase subunit TsaD → MSDEPLVLGIETSCDETGVGIVRGSTLLADAIASSLDEHARFGGVVPEVASRAHLEAMVPGIERACKQANVRLDDVDAIAVTSGPGLAGALLVGVASAKALALGLGKPLYGVNHLAAHVAVDTLEHGPLPEPCLAMLVSGGHSSLLLVEDVTQKIDPLGSTIDDAAGEAFDKVARLLGLPFPGGPYIDREAKQGDNAYVTFPRGLTGPRDFERHRFDFSFSGLKTAVARWVEARERSGEPIPVADVAASFQEAVCDVLTRKAVDACKNAGVTDLLIGGGVAANSRLRVLAEERAGKVGIRVRVPRPGLCTDNGAMVAALGVELVSRGVSPSALDLPADSSMPVTSVLA, encoded by the coding sequence GTGAGTGACGAGCCGCTGGTCCTGGGCATCGAGACATCCTGCGACGAAACCGGAGTCGGAATCGTTCGCGGCTCGACCCTGCTCGCCGACGCGATCGCGTCCAGTCTCGACGAGCACGCGCGGTTCGGCGGCGTCGTCCCCGAGGTCGCCAGTCGCGCGCACCTCGAGGCGATGGTGCCCGGCATCGAACGGGCCTGCAAGCAGGCGAACGTACGACTCGACGACGTCGACGCGATCGCCGTCACCAGCGGCCCCGGCCTAGCCGGCGCGCTGCTCGTCGGCGTCGCGTCAGCGAAGGCCCTCGCGCTCGGGCTCGGCAAGCCGCTGTACGGCGTCAACCACCTCGCCGCGCACGTCGCCGTCGACACGCTCGAGCACGGCCCGCTTCCCGAACCCTGCTTGGCGATGCTCGTCTCCGGCGGCCACTCCTCCCTGCTCCTCGTCGAGGACGTCACCCAGAAGATCGACCCGCTCGGCTCTACCATCGACGACGCCGCGGGCGAGGCGTTCGACAAGGTCGCGCGGTTGCTCGGACTGCCGTTCCCCGGTGGCCCGTACATCGACCGCGAGGCCAAGCAGGGCGACAACGCGTACGTCACGTTCCCGCGCGGCCTCACCGGGCCGCGCGACTTCGAACGGCATCGCTTCGACTTTTCCTTCTCCGGCCTCAAGACCGCGGTCGCGCGCTGGGTCGAGGCCCGCGAACGCTCCGGTGAACCGATTCCGGTCGCCGACGTCGCGGCCTCGTTCCAGGAGGCGGTCTGCGACGTCCTCACCCGCAAGGCCGTCGACGCCTGCAAGAACGCCGGCGTGACCGACCTGCTCATCGGCGGCGGCGTCGCCGCGAACTCCAGGCTGCGGGTGCTCGCGGAGGAACGCGCCGGCAAGGTTGGCATCCGCGTCCGCGTACCGAGGCCCGGCCTCTGCACCGACAACGGCGCGATGGTCGCCGCCCTCGGCGTCGAGCTGGTGTCCCGTGGCGTCAGCCCCTCCGCCCTCGACCTGCCGGCGGACTCCTCGATGCCGGTCACGAGCGTGCTCGCCTAG
- a CDS encoding ABC transporter substrate-binding protein has translation MTDPGLSRRTLLRVSAVAAGSVALAACSSNNPGSTGSGNGNGTSSPTNSAAVGSTVDPLPKPAKFNEAPQLAEQVKSGKLPAIAERLPENPYVIPHKWVTPGKYGGQIFTFTPGTEEGSHAEYMYGHSLLRYLNDGQDIGPGLVESWESNSEATRWELHFRKGLKWSDGQPWTTEDIMFWWEDMVLNEEHSEVPPDEARSGKGTLMKMTAPDPLTIVMEFDAPAPLTADRLAMWVNRGNGPGWMEPKHYMKQFHPKYNPKTPKTWASDEGQFDQKRAWTRNPDCPVMTGWRCKSYDEGKIVTFERNPYYWCVMPNGDQLPYLDGMTLTAVARAEIQKLQAQQGKVNFAYGGFTALFLADVAGFKQAQSKNHLRVLLWDAGDGSGSLVFFNQDYFEPKLRKLFRDAKFRQALSHAYNRKEVRRAVYYDTGELTTGTMSPKAIEFQIDGEAKKNYAAWRDSFIDYDPELAKKILDEIGIVDKDGDGKREMADGTKLRIHLDYHADSAPEHVSKNNLLARDWNAIGIDTKLNPVAPEGYGDQWRFGKLMTNTNWETGDGPNCLVYPQWMVPIESSRWAPLQGEFYNVRGTPAEKEQLDLDPFKRTPPRMEPEKGGPIEKLWQLYDQSKIEPDAVKRRQLVWEIAKVHISDGPWLLGVCANTPYIVLVHEDMKNVPEKENLKLGGFAAPWIHPSPAVYDPETWYWTNPEAHTTTP, from the coding sequence ATGACCGACCCTGGCCTCAGCCGACGTACTCTGCTGCGGGTGTCCGCGGTCGCGGCGGGCAGCGTCGCTCTCGCCGCGTGCTCCAGCAACAACCCGGGCAGCACCGGCAGCGGGAACGGCAACGGCACGTCCTCGCCGACCAACTCCGCCGCTGTCGGCTCGACCGTCGACCCGCTCCCGAAGCCCGCGAAGTTCAACGAGGCGCCGCAGCTCGCCGAGCAGGTCAAGTCGGGCAAGCTCCCGGCCATCGCCGAGCGGCTGCCGGAGAACCCGTACGTCATCCCGCACAAGTGGGTCACCCCCGGCAAGTACGGCGGCCAGATCTTCACGTTCACGCCCGGTACGGAAGAGGGCTCGCACGCGGAGTACATGTACGGCCACTCCTTGCTGCGCTACCTGAACGACGGCCAGGACATCGGGCCCGGACTCGTCGAGAGCTGGGAGTCCAACTCCGAGGCGACCCGCTGGGAGCTGCACTTCCGCAAGGGCCTGAAGTGGTCCGACGGTCAGCCGTGGACGACCGAGGACATCATGTTCTGGTGGGAGGACATGGTCCTCAACGAGGAGCACAGCGAGGTCCCGCCGGACGAGGCCCGTTCCGGCAAGGGCACGTTGATGAAGATGACGGCGCCCGATCCGCTCACGATCGTGATGGAGTTCGATGCCCCGGCCCCGTTGACCGCCGACCGGCTGGCGATGTGGGTCAACCGCGGGAACGGTCCCGGCTGGATGGAGCCGAAGCACTACATGAAGCAGTTCCATCCGAAGTACAACCCGAAGACGCCGAAGACCTGGGCGTCCGACGAGGGCCAGTTCGACCAGAAGCGCGCGTGGACCCGCAACCCCGACTGCCCGGTGATGACGGGCTGGCGCTGCAAGTCGTACGACGAGGGCAAGATCGTCACGTTCGAACGAAACCCGTACTACTGGTGCGTGATGCCGAACGGCGACCAGCTGCCGTACCTCGACGGGATGACGCTCACCGCGGTGGCGCGGGCGGAGATCCAGAAGCTGCAAGCCCAACAGGGCAAGGTGAACTTCGCGTACGGCGGCTTCACCGCGCTGTTCCTGGCCGACGTCGCCGGCTTCAAGCAGGCCCAGTCGAAGAACCACCTGCGCGTACTGCTCTGGGACGCCGGCGACGGCAGCGGTTCGCTGGTCTTCTTCAACCAGGACTACTTCGAGCCGAAGCTGCGCAAGCTGTTCCGCGACGCCAAGTTCCGGCAGGCCCTGTCGCACGCGTACAACCGCAAGGAAGTGCGCCGCGCGGTCTACTACGACACCGGTGAGCTGACGACCGGGACGATGAGCCCGAAGGCGATCGAGTTCCAGATCGACGGCGAGGCGAAGAAGAACTACGCAGCATGGCGGGACTCCTTCATCGACTACGACCCGGAGCTCGCGAAGAAGATCCTCGACGAGATCGGCATCGTGGACAAGGACGGCGACGGCAAGCGGGAGATGGCGGACGGCACGAAGCTCCGGATCCACCTCGACTACCACGCCGACTCCGCGCCCGAGCACGTGTCGAAGAACAACCTGCTGGCGCGCGACTGGAACGCGATCGGCATCGACACGAAGCTCAACCCGGTGGCGCCGGAGGGGTACGGCGACCAGTGGCGGTTCGGCAAGCTGATGACGAACACGAACTGGGAGACCGGCGACGGGCCGAACTGCCTCGTCTACCCGCAGTGGATGGTGCCGATCGAGTCGTCTCGCTGGGCGCCGTTGCAGGGCGAGTTCTACAACGTCCGTGGGACGCCCGCGGAGAAGGAGCAGCTCGACCTCGACCCGTTCAAGCGCACGCCGCCTCGGATGGAGCCCGAGAAGGGTGGCCCGATCGAGAAGCTGTGGCAGCTGTACGACCAGAGCAAGATCGAGCCGGACGCGGTGAAGCGTCGTCAGCTGGTGTGGGAGATCGCGAAGGTGCACATCTCCGACGGCCCGTGGCTGCTCGGGGTGTGCGCGAACACGCCGTACATCGTGCTGGTGCACGAGGACATGAAGAACGTGCCGGAGAAGGAGAACCTCAAGCTCGGTGGCTTCGCGGCCCCGTGGATCCACCCGTCGCCGGCGGTGTACGACCCGGAGACCTGGTACTGGACGAACCCGGAGGCGCACACCACCACGCCGTAG
- a CDS encoding GntR family transcriptional regulator yields the protein MWLIDPAALDTDDGRPAYRQIADAIRDLILRGQLKTGDTVPSEANLADELGVARQTVREAYELLRGEGRMIRRRGKPTTVRASIPVRRLATSRYGEELARVLSGATHEPTAAFCTDHGITWTEYGIDAAFTEIAASASHAQLLSVPEGTPLLRRVLVEHARGVAVQIRVSCLPLALVKGTPVADPAQQPWPGGTIAELYSLGKVVERVDEDLRVRRPTQWEARTLEIARELDVWENTRVFVADGTPAEVSEVVMPASGNTIHWSSNLEAAIADHRRPHVTATAATA from the coding sequence ATGTGGCTGATCGACCCGGCCGCCCTCGATACCGATGACGGACGGCCGGCGTACCGCCAGATCGCCGACGCGATCCGTGACCTGATCCTGCGCGGCCAGCTGAAGACCGGCGACACCGTTCCGTCCGAGGCGAATCTCGCCGACGAGCTTGGTGTCGCGCGGCAGACGGTGCGCGAGGCCTACGAGCTCTTGCGCGGCGAAGGACGCATGATCCGCCGGCGCGGGAAGCCGACCACCGTGCGCGCGTCGATCCCGGTCCGACGGCTGGCGACGTCGCGGTACGGCGAGGAGCTCGCGCGGGTGCTCTCCGGCGCCACGCACGAGCCGACCGCGGCGTTCTGCACCGACCACGGGATCACCTGGACCGAGTACGGGATCGACGCCGCGTTCACCGAGATCGCGGCGTCGGCCTCGCACGCCCAGCTGCTCTCAGTGCCGGAGGGCACGCCGCTGCTGCGGCGGGTGCTGGTGGAGCACGCCCGCGGCGTGGCTGTACAGATCCGCGTCTCCTGCCTCCCGTTGGCGCTGGTCAAGGGAACGCCGGTCGCGGATCCCGCCCAGCAGCCCTGGCCCGGGGGCACGATCGCCGAGCTCTACTCCCTCGGGAAGGTCGTGGAACGGGTCGACGAGGATCTCCGCGTACGAAGGCCGACCCAGTGGGAGGCACGGACGCTGGAGATCGCGCGCGAGCTGGACGTGTGGGAGAACACCCGGGTGTTCGTCGCCGACGGCACGCCCGCGGAGGTGTCCGAGGTCGTGATGCCGGCGTCGGGCAACACCATCCACTGGTCGTCCAACCTCGAGGCCGCCATCGCCGACCACCGCCGCCCCCACGTGACGGCGACGGCGGCGACTGCCTAG
- a CDS encoding helix-turn-helix domain-containing protein has protein sequence MGTDRERLGQVAKRRRLALGRTIAEVAKAAGITAKTVGQIEAGNRVRELTLWRLNAGLDWQEGSSQAVLNGGEPSPLDGAAKERPRYTREQLVAALGLLHQIVDVAEVSAVERDRIHSRIVELEERLRSLVTA, from the coding sequence GTGGGAACGGATCGCGAACGGCTCGGCCAGGTCGCCAAACGGCGCCGGCTCGCGCTCGGGCGCACGATCGCCGAGGTCGCCAAGGCGGCCGGCATCACCGCGAAGACCGTCGGGCAGATCGAGGCGGGCAACCGGGTCCGCGAGCTCACGCTGTGGCGGCTGAACGCCGGGCTCGACTGGCAGGAGGGCTCGAGCCAGGCCGTCCTGAACGGTGGCGAGCCCTCACCGCTGGATGGGGCGGCCAAGGAGCGGCCGCGGTACACCCGCGAACAGCTCGTCGCGGCGCTCGGGCTGTTGCACCAGATCGTGGACGTGGCGGAGGTGTCCGCCGTCGAGCGGGATCGGATCCACAGCCGGATCGTGGAGCTGGAGGAGCGGCTGCGCTCCCTCGTCACGGCCTAA
- a CDS encoding rhodanese-like domain-containing protein translates to MNAEFESIDVPTAEAMWRSGDLVVDVRMAEEYASGHIAGAVHVPLDRIPFLLSTLPPGHVIAVCSMGNRSRRAAETFARLGRTSFSLQGGTKAWEAAGLPIERSPSPGPRVRESWWRRLLR, encoded by the coding sequence GTGAACGCGGAGTTCGAGTCGATCGACGTGCCCACCGCGGAGGCGATGTGGCGGTCGGGTGATCTGGTCGTGGACGTGCGGATGGCCGAGGAGTACGCCAGCGGGCACATCGCGGGAGCCGTACATGTGCCGCTGGACCGGATCCCGTTCCTGCTCTCGACGTTGCCGCCGGGCCACGTGATCGCGGTGTGCTCGATGGGCAACCGTTCGCGCCGCGCCGCCGAGACGTTCGCCCGCCTCGGTCGCACCTCGTTCAGCCTGCAGGGCGGAACGAAGGCGTGGGAGGCAGCCGGCCTCCCGATCGAACGCAGCCCGTCGCCGGGTCCCCGCGTCCGCGAGTCCTGGTGGCGCCGGCTGCTCCGCTAG
- a CDS encoding SigE family RNA polymerase sigma factor translates to MTDVTEEFSSYAAARQKALLRTAFLLTGDYHAAEDLVQIALARTYLAWNKIRDKGALDAFVRRTMINEHSSWWRRAWRRLEHTTDTLPERPDPPPTLDQSERDEVWELVCTLPPRQRAAVVLRYYEGLSELETAAALDCSVGTVKSQTSRALATLRGRLGPPPASTSTVAEEGAR, encoded by the coding sequence ATGACCGACGTCACCGAGGAGTTCAGCTCCTACGCGGCCGCACGCCAGAAGGCGCTGCTGCGTACGGCTTTCCTCCTCACCGGGGACTATCACGCGGCGGAGGATCTGGTTCAGATCGCGCTCGCGCGTACGTACCTTGCCTGGAACAAGATTCGGGACAAGGGCGCGCTCGACGCGTTCGTCCGCCGCACGATGATCAACGAGCATTCGAGCTGGTGGCGCCGGGCCTGGCGTCGGTTGGAACACACGACCGACACGTTGCCCGAGCGCCCCGACCCACCACCGACACTCGACCAGAGCGAGCGGGACGAGGTGTGGGAGCTCGTGTGCACGTTGCCACCGCGCCAGCGGGCCGCTGTCGTTCTGCGTTACTACGAAGGCCTCAGTGAGCTCGAGACGGCCGCCGCGCTCGACTGCTCGGTCGGCACCGTCAAGAGCCAGACCAGCCGTGCCCTCGCCACCTTGCGCGGGCGGCTCGGCCCACCACCAGCCAGTACGTCGACTGTCGCAGAGGAGGGAGCCCGATGA
- a CDS encoding IS3 family transposase (programmed frameshift), whose translation MARRKGTFTPEFREEAARLVVESGRRIADVAREIGVGETTLGNWVKAYRETHVGEESPLELSERARLRELERKVRELEMENNFLKPSGGILREGATVTSRYEVVDECAAMVADHDSADAPRNVPSVRKMCGWLGVSTSGFYEWRCRPMSATVRRREDLKVKIRALFDESDGTYGYRRIHVELVGAGEQVGEELVRALMRELGLMPCQPRPYRVTTIPGDVDPAVPDLVRRDFTAAAPGTKLVGDITYIHTWEGWLYLATVIDCFNKEVVGYAMADHMRAQLVADALGMAARNHDLAEDCIFHSDRGTQYTSGEFAARIEDFAMRASMGRTGTCYDNALAESFNSTLKVERVYRTAYPTRKKARDDIATYIELFYNRRRIHSGIGYRTPQQVRNEYLNQQLAA comes from the exons GTGGCGAGAAGGAAGGGCACGTTCACGCCGGAGTTTCGCGAGGAGGCGGCTCGGCTGGTGGTCGAGAGCGGCCGCCGAATTGCCGATGTCGCGCGTGAAATCGGGGTCGGTGAGACCACTTTGGGCAATTGGGTGAAGGCCTACCGCGAAACGCACGTCGGCGAGGAGTCGCCGTTGGAGTTGTCTGAGCGGGCGCGACTACGGGAACTCGAGCGGAAAGTTCGCGAGCTGGAGATGGAGAACAACTTCCTAAAAC CGAGCGGCGGCATACTTCGCGAAGGAGCAACGGTGACCAGCAGGTACGAGGTCGTCGATGAGTGTGCTGCCATGGTCGCCGACCACGATTCGGCTGATGCTCCACGAAATGTCCCTAGTGTTCGGAAGATGTGCGGCTGGCTTGGCGTGTCGACATCGGGGTTCTATGAATGGCGGTGTCGGCCGATGAGTGCGACCGTCCGACGGCGCGAGGATCTGAAGGTCAAGATTCGGGCGTTGTTCGACGAGTCCGACGGCACGTACGGATACCGGCGTATCCACGTCGAGCTGGTCGGCGCCGGCGAGCAGGTCGGTGAGGAGCTGGTCCGCGCCCTGATGCGTGAGCTGGGCTTGATGCCCTGCCAGCCGCGTCCGTACAGGGTTACCACGATCCCCGGCGATGTCGACCCGGCCGTCCCGGACTTGGTCCGCCGCGACTTCACCGCCGCGGCACCGGGAACGAAGCTCGTGGGCGATATTACCTACATTCATACCTGGGAAGGGTGGCTCTATCTGGCGACTGTGATCGATTGTTTCAACAAAGAAGTCGTTGGTTATGCTATGGCCGACCACATGCGCGCTCAACTTGTCGCCGACGCGCTCGGCATGGCGGCGCGAAATCACGATCTCGCGGAAGATTGCATTTTCCACTCTGACCGCGGAACGCAATACACCTCTGGTGAGTTCGCGGCCAGGATCGAGGATTTCGCGATGCGCGCCTCGATGGGACGGACCGGGACTTGTTACGATAACGCACTTGCCGAATCGTTCAATTCCACGCTGAAGGTCGAGCGTGTCTATCGCACCGCCTATCCAACACGCAAGAAAGCCCGTGACGACATTGCGACCTACATCGAACTGTTCTACAATCGCCGAAGAATCCACTCAGGAATCGGCTACCGGACTCCCCAGCAAGTCCGCAACGAGTACCTGAATCAGCAGCTCGCAGCATAA